In Streptomyces chartreusis, the following proteins share a genomic window:
- a CDS encoding SDR family NAD(P)-dependent oxidoreductase has translation MQIDLKGRTALVTGSTQGIGAAIAAGLARAGARVGVNGRSPERVEQSVAELAKRVPGAEWVPVAADVTTQEGADQVAGMLPDVDILVNNLGIFGAADPLEISDEEWRRYFEVNVLSAVRLTRLYLPGMTERGWGRIQYIASDSAIVTPAEMIHYGMSKTALLSVSRGFAKQAAGTGVTVNSVIAGPTHTGGVEDFVYELVDRSLPWDEAQRAFMRKYRPQSLVQRLIEPEEIANMVVYVSSAQASATTGGALRVDGGYVDSILP, from the coding sequence ATGCAGATCGATCTGAAGGGGCGCACCGCGCTGGTCACCGGATCCACCCAGGGCATCGGCGCGGCGATCGCCGCCGGCCTCGCCCGAGCGGGTGCCCGTGTGGGCGTCAACGGCCGCAGTCCCGAGCGGGTGGAGCAGAGCGTCGCCGAACTGGCCAAGCGGGTACCGGGCGCCGAGTGGGTGCCAGTGGCCGCGGACGTGACCACGCAGGAGGGTGCGGACCAGGTCGCCGGGATGCTCCCGGACGTCGACATCCTCGTGAACAACCTCGGCATCTTCGGCGCCGCCGACCCGCTGGAGATCAGCGACGAGGAGTGGCGCCGCTACTTCGAGGTGAACGTGCTCTCCGCCGTACGGCTGACGCGGCTGTACCTTCCGGGCATGACCGAGCGGGGCTGGGGCCGGATCCAGTACATCGCCAGCGACTCGGCGATCGTCACCCCGGCCGAGATGATCCACTACGGCATGTCCAAGACGGCACTCCTCTCGGTCAGCCGGGGCTTCGCCAAGCAGGCCGCCGGCACCGGAGTGACGGTGAACTCGGTCATCGCCGGGCCCACCCACACGGGCGGGGTGGAGGACTTCGTCTACGAACTCGTGGACCGCAGCCTGCCCTGGGACGAGGCCCAGCGCGCCTTCATGCGCAAGTACCGGCCGCAGAGCCTGGTGCAACGCCTGATCGAACCGGAGGAGATCGCGAACATGGTGGTCTACGTCAGCTCCGCCCAGGCCTCGGCCACCACGGGCGGCGCACTGCGCGTGGACGGCGGCTACGTCGACTCGATCCTGCCGTGA
- a CDS encoding chloride channel protein, with product MPDAGSAAAPAAGTQPEEADRLRELLRSPAYQKALAFCALIGIPVSLLAFWFLAAVHELEHALWSDLPSALGWDTPPWWWPFPLLAIAGVTVGLVVKYLPGAGGHIPAVGLHSPGQGASALPGVVIAAFASLPLGATLGPEAPLIALGSGLALLFAQLVRAPVTPRSTPLLAAAGAASALPAIFGNPLIGAVILIEVAGVGGPQLFAVMLPALLASGIGSLVFTGFGRWTGLSTGSLSLDLNAPSPRIDAGDVLWSILMAVVIGFALHLIMNTGRLTALFVSKRTIARTTACALAAGACAAVYTLITDRSPVDVASSGQGTLGQLAHDPHSWGVGALIAVLLFKATAYSLCLGSLRGGPIFPSLFLGAAAGVLLAPLPGLGVVPGLAAGMAAASAAALRLPVSSAVLVVLVMGSTAMTPVVMLSAVVAFVTVQLLPPGPAVPVPGKAAPPPSDRAAAS from the coding sequence GTGCCTGATGCGGGGTCTGCGGCTGCGCCGGCCGCCGGTACACAGCCGGAAGAGGCCGACCGGCTGCGCGAACTGCTGCGGAGCCCGGCCTATCAGAAGGCGCTCGCCTTCTGCGCGCTCATCGGCATCCCGGTCTCCCTGCTCGCGTTCTGGTTCCTGGCCGCCGTGCACGAACTGGAGCACGCACTGTGGTCTGACCTCCCCTCGGCGCTGGGGTGGGACACCCCTCCCTGGTGGTGGCCGTTTCCGCTGCTCGCGATCGCCGGCGTCACCGTCGGCCTCGTGGTCAAGTACCTGCCGGGAGCCGGCGGCCACATTCCGGCCGTCGGTCTGCACTCGCCGGGTCAGGGTGCGTCCGCACTGCCGGGGGTCGTCATCGCGGCTTTCGCAAGCCTGCCGCTCGGCGCCACGCTCGGCCCCGAGGCCCCGCTGATCGCGCTCGGCAGCGGCCTGGCCCTCCTCTTCGCCCAACTGGTGCGCGCCCCGGTGACCCCGCGGAGCACCCCGCTCCTCGCGGCGGCCGGCGCCGCCTCCGCGCTTCCCGCGATCTTCGGCAACCCGCTGATCGGAGCGGTGATCCTCATCGAGGTGGCCGGAGTGGGCGGCCCGCAATTGTTCGCGGTCATGCTTCCGGCGCTGCTGGCCAGCGGGATCGGCTCGCTCGTCTTCACCGGGTTCGGGCGCTGGACCGGTCTGTCGACCGGCAGCCTGTCGCTCGACCTGAATGCGCCGTCGCCCCGGATCGACGCCGGGGACGTGCTCTGGTCCATCCTCATGGCCGTCGTGATCGGGTTCGCCCTGCACCTGATCATGAACACCGGGCGCCTGACCGCGTTGTTCGTCTCGAAGCGGACGATCGCGCGTACGACGGCCTGCGCGCTGGCCGCCGGGGCGTGCGCGGCGGTGTACACACTGATCACCGACCGGTCGCCGGTGGACGTGGCGTCGTCCGGGCAGGGCACGCTGGGCCAGTTGGCCCACGATCCGCACTCCTGGGGCGTGGGTGCGCTGATCGCCGTACTGCTGTTCAAGGCGACGGCGTACTCGCTCTGTCTGGGCAGTCTGCGTGGTGGCCCCATCTTTCCGTCGCTCTTCCTCGGGGCCGCGGCGGGCGTACTCCTCGCGCCGTTGCCCGGGTTGGGCGTGGTGCCAGGGCTGGCGGCGGGCATGGCGGCCGCGTCCGCCGCCGCGCTGCGGCTGCCGGTGAGCAGTGCGGTGCTGGTCGTCCTCGTCATGGGAAGCACCGCGATGACGCCCGTGGTGATGCTGTCGGCCGTGGTGGCTTTCGTGACGGTCCAACTGCTCCCGCCCGGCCCTGCCGTTCCTGTGCCGGGGAAGGCGGCCCCGCCGCCGTCCGACCGTGCGGCCGCCTCCTGA
- a CDS encoding YhjD/YihY/BrkB family envelope integrity protein, whose product MSAGGTGAESGSDPPSKRPEGDPRPRTPALLRASWWRDRTQQLTAWLHAVHARLESRFPVITGLVDRLVSVNIFDSATRIAAQCFLTAVPLLFVFGAYAPEAVQDQVATSVSSVFGLTGDSKAQVEQAFAPASDDLRQATGLVGVLMVLLSATAVSRAVQRLCRRAWVLSRTESKVAPWRWLAWIVLWLGALILQGLLHNGFGRGAELGAPVILVIQVVMWWWTQHLLLGGAVRWPPLLPGAVITALAVSALSVTAHFYMPRALNRALAGYGPAGSVFVLLSWLIVVCVAVAVGLSVGAVLSQEPFLRRRLGTPKSPPGVPEDGARKS is encoded by the coding sequence ATGAGCGCCGGGGGTACGGGTGCGGAGTCCGGCTCCGACCCGCCGTCGAAGCGGCCCGAAGGCGACCCGCGCCCCCGGACTCCCGCCCTGCTGCGCGCGTCGTGGTGGCGTGACCGTACGCAGCAGTTGACGGCGTGGCTGCATGCCGTCCACGCGCGCCTGGAGAGCCGCTTCCCGGTGATCACGGGACTCGTAGACCGGCTCGTGTCCGTGAACATCTTCGACTCCGCCACCCGCATCGCGGCGCAGTGTTTCCTGACCGCGGTCCCGCTGTTGTTCGTGTTCGGCGCGTACGCGCCGGAGGCGGTGCAGGACCAGGTCGCGACGTCGGTGAGTTCCGTGTTCGGTCTGACGGGAGACTCGAAGGCCCAGGTGGAGCAGGCGTTTGCGCCGGCCAGCGACGACCTGCGCCAGGCGACCGGCCTGGTGGGCGTGCTGATGGTGCTGCTGTCGGCCACCGCGGTGAGCCGCGCGGTGCAGCGGCTGTGCAGACGGGCCTGGGTGCTGTCCCGCACGGAGTCGAAGGTCGCTCCATGGCGGTGGCTGGCGTGGATCGTCCTGTGGCTAGGGGCGCTGATCCTGCAAGGCCTGCTGCACAACGGGTTCGGTCGGGGGGCCGAGCTCGGCGCTCCGGTCATCCTCGTCATCCAGGTGGTCATGTGGTGGTGGACGCAGCATCTGCTGCTGGGCGGTGCCGTCCGCTGGCCGCCCCTCCTGCCGGGTGCCGTCATCACGGCACTCGCGGTCAGTGCCCTGTCCGTGACCGCGCACTTCTACATGCCGCGCGCCCTCAACCGGGCGCTGGCCGGCTACGGTCCCGCGGGTTCGGTCTTCGTCCTGCTGTCCTGGCTGATCGTGGTGTGCGTGGCCGTCGCCGTCGGCCTCAGCGTGGGCGCCGTCCTGTCCCAGGAGCCGTTCCTCAGACGGCGCCTGGGTACGCCGAAGTCACCGCCAGGCGTGCCCGAGGACGGCGCGCGAAAGTCCTGA
- a CDS encoding TetR/AcrR family transcriptional regulator: MGRWEPNARERLAKAALELYSERGYEQTTVAEIAKRAGLTERTYFRHYADKREVLFDGSGALQELFVNAVAEAPESAAPIDAVAAGLEAVGTVFVDRREHSLRRQAVIVANAELQERELIKLSSLSAALADALRRRGVSEPAASLTAEAGVAVFKVGFERWTADPEDRTLARAMRESLAELKAVTAGR, translated from the coding sequence ATGGGTAGATGGGAGCCGAACGCGCGCGAACGCCTGGCGAAAGCGGCGTTGGAGCTCTACAGCGAGCGGGGCTACGAGCAGACGACGGTGGCGGAGATCGCCAAACGGGCGGGCCTCACGGAGCGGACCTACTTCCGGCACTACGCCGACAAGCGCGAGGTGCTGTTCGACGGCTCCGGGGCGTTGCAGGAACTGTTCGTGAACGCCGTCGCCGAGGCCCCCGAGTCCGCGGCGCCGATCGACGCGGTGGCGGCCGGCCTGGAGGCCGTCGGCACGGTGTTCGTCGATCGCCGCGAGCACTCCCTGCGGCGTCAGGCCGTCATCGTCGCGAACGCCGAACTCCAGGAACGCGAACTCATCAAGCTCTCCTCGCTGTCGGCCGCGCTCGCCGACGCCCTGCGCCGCCGCGGTGTGAGCGAGCCGGCCGCGAGTCTGACCGCCGAGGCCGGAGTTGCCGTGTTCAAGGTCGGCTTCGAGAGATGGACCGCGGACCCCGAGGACAGGACCCTGGCGCGGGCGATGCGCGAGTCCCTGGCGGAGCTCAAGGCCGTGACTGCGGGCCGCTAG
- a CDS encoding SDR family oxidoreductase: MRIFVTGASGWIGSALVPELIDAGHQVLGLARSTASAEALTAAGAEVIRGTVDDLDLLGTTAAASDGVVHLAFKHDVAFTGDYKGAAEADRRAVDTFGDALAGTDRPFVLASGLAGLTPGQVSTERDLPTIDGSPTSLRAVTSTAALALASRGVRSSVVRLAPTCHGEGDNGFMATLVGIARAKGVSGYIGDGANRWAAVHRLDAARLFRLAVEKAPAGAVLHGAAEEGVAIRDVAEVIGRHLDVPVTSVAPEAAAEHFGWLGGFLGLDAPASSALTQESLGWRPTRPGLLEDLAKGYYFSGSAGAA, from the coding sequence ATGCGCATCTTCGTCACCGGCGCCTCCGGCTGGATCGGCTCCGCCCTCGTTCCCGAACTCATCGACGCGGGTCATCAGGTCCTCGGGCTGGCGCGCTCCACCGCCTCCGCCGAGGCCCTCACCGCCGCCGGAGCCGAGGTGATCCGCGGCACCGTGGACGACCTCGACCTCCTCGGCACGACCGCCGCCGCCTCGGACGGGGTGGTCCACCTCGCCTTCAAGCACGACGTCGCCTTCACCGGCGACTACAAGGGCGCCGCCGAGGCGGACCGCCGCGCCGTCGACACCTTCGGCGACGCGCTGGCCGGCACCGACCGCCCGTTCGTCCTCGCCTCGGGGCTGGCCGGGCTGACGCCGGGGCAGGTGTCGACCGAGCGGGACCTGCCCACGATCGACGGCTCGCCCACCTCTCTGCGCGCGGTCACCTCCACCGCGGCTCTGGCACTCGCCTCACGCGGAGTGCGCTCGTCCGTGGTGCGTCTCGCTCCGACCTGCCACGGCGAGGGGGACAACGGGTTCATGGCGACGCTGGTGGGCATCGCCCGCGCCAAGGGGGTCTCCGGCTACATCGGCGACGGCGCCAACCGCTGGGCGGCCGTCCACCGCCTGGACGCCGCACGACTGTTCCGCCTCGCGGTGGAGAAGGCCCCGGCCGGGGCCGTGCTGCACGGTGCCGCCGAGGAGGGCGTCGCCATCCGTGACGTGGCCGAAGTGATAGGCCGTCACCTCGACGTGCCGGTGACTTCCGTGGCCCCGGAGGCCGCGGCCGAGCACTTCGGCTGGCTGGGCGGCTTCCTCGGTCTCGACGCACCGGCGTCGAGCGCCCTGACCCAGGAGTCGCTGGGCTGGCGCCCGACCCGGCCCGGCCTGCTCGAAGACCTGGCCAAGGGCTACTACTTCAGCGGCTCGGCCGGCGCCGCCTGA
- a CDS encoding GlxA family transcriptional regulator, whose translation MDVAVLAYDGVFDSGLSALLDVLDGANAMRAELPKPPPAWQVSTIGFRRRIRTGAGHLVETLPVGTAKDADLLLVPALAERRPDALIAHVSGPDAEPVRRLVAATRARRTPVASACTGTFLLAESGILDGRTATTSWWLAPYFRKRYPAVTVDESRMVTTSEGVTTAGAAFGHVDLALAIVRMSSPALADLVARYLVVDERPSQAAYTISSALAQSDPTLAAFERWARVHLDQPISIADAARAVGVSERTLQRAVRRTLGTSPVRFVQDLRVEQASHLLRTTDLPLEVIARKVGYEHPNTLRILLRERTGETAGSLRGR comes from the coding sequence ATGGATGTGGCTGTGCTGGCGTACGACGGTGTGTTCGACTCCGGGCTCTCCGCCCTCCTCGACGTCCTGGACGGGGCGAACGCGATGCGCGCGGAACTGCCGAAGCCGCCGCCCGCCTGGCAGGTGTCCACGATCGGCTTCCGGCGCCGGATCCGAACCGGCGCGGGGCACCTGGTCGAGACGCTCCCCGTGGGCACCGCGAAGGACGCGGACCTGCTGCTGGTGCCCGCACTGGCCGAGCGGCGGCCCGACGCCCTGATCGCACATGTCTCCGGCCCGGACGCCGAGCCCGTACGACGGCTGGTGGCCGCGACGCGCGCCCGCCGTACGCCCGTCGCGTCCGCCTGCACGGGCACGTTCCTGCTGGCCGAGTCGGGGATCCTCGACGGGCGCACGGCCACGACCAGCTGGTGGCTCGCCCCCTACTTCCGTAAGCGCTACCCCGCGGTCACGGTCGACGAGAGCCGCATGGTCACCACGTCCGAGGGGGTGACCACGGCCGGGGCGGCGTTCGGGCACGTCGACCTCGCGCTCGCGATCGTGAGGATGAGCAGCCCGGCCCTCGCGGACCTGGTCGCGCGTTACCTCGTCGTCGACGAACGCCCCTCGCAGGCCGCGTACACGATCTCCTCCGCGCTCGCGCAGAGCGATCCGACGCTGGCGGCCTTCGAGCGCTGGGCGCGGGTGCACCTGGACCAGCCGATCTCGATCGCCGACGCGGCACGGGCCGTAGGCGTCAGCGAACGCACGCTCCAGCGCGCCGTGCGCCGCACGCTCGGCACCTCACCCGTCCGCTTCGTCCAGGACCTGCGCGTCGAGCAGGCCTCCCACCTGCTGCGCACCACGGATCTGCCCTTGGAGGTCATCGCCCGCAAGGTCGGCTACGAGCACCCCAACACCCTGCGCATCCTGCTCCGCGAGCGCACCGGGGAGACGGCCGGCTCGCTACGGGGACGATGA
- a CDS encoding putative quinol monooxygenase — MTKLGLLARIEAKPEYAEKVEGLLRDALELARQEDHTVTWFAFRQGDTTFGVFDTFEDEEGRQGHLQGRIAAALMEAAGTMLSEAPDIRPVDLLAVKLP, encoded by the coding sequence ATGACGAAGCTGGGGCTGCTGGCCCGGATCGAGGCCAAGCCGGAGTACGCCGAGAAGGTGGAGGGCCTACTGCGGGACGCTCTGGAGCTGGCGCGGCAGGAGGACCACACCGTCACCTGGTTCGCCTTCCGGCAGGGCGACACCACCTTCGGCGTCTTCGACACCTTCGAGGACGAGGAGGGCCGTCAGGGTCACCTCCAGGGGCGGATCGCCGCGGCGCTGATGGAGGCCGCCGGGACCATGCTCAGTGAGGCGCCGGACATCCGGCCGGTCGACCTGCTGGCGGTCAAGCTTCCCTGA
- a CDS encoding DUF4326 domain-containing protein, translating into MSRTTVVNMKGHRDDPDYADVVYVGRAMHRGGWDLAGSPLASPFRPGRDGTREAVVERYRAHLLSRPDLLALLPALRGRRLGCWCVPQACHAQVIAELADSLGA; encoded by the coding sequence ATGAGCCGCACCACGGTCGTCAACATGAAGGGGCATCGGGACGACCCCGACTACGCGGACGTCGTCTATGTCGGCCGCGCGATGCACCGCGGTGGCTGGGACCTCGCGGGCTCTCCGCTCGCGAGTCCCTTCCGGCCGGGACGGGACGGCACCCGGGAAGCGGTGGTCGAGAGGTACCGCGCGCATCTGCTGAGCCGTCCCGACCTGCTCGCCCTGCTGCCCGCCCTGCGCGGCCGCAGGCTCGGCTGCTGGTGCGTCCCGCAGGCGTGCCACGCCCAGGTCATCGCCGAACTGGCCGACTCGCTCGGGGCGTAG
- a CDS encoding GMC family oxidoreductase: MSPSTSPGLIALAEALLADDGTAEWTRAVPRRVETLLEAMPAHTRAAIRGATTAINAYAMARTGRRLPALGAAEREHVMASLASHRALLPLLDAVKVPVLLAAGTARLAHDSPAHAGPTPDDPPLDCTHSSDWPTRSTADAVIVGSGAGGAMAARTLARTGMRVVVLEEGEHHTTASFARRAPLDRFTDLYRDGGATIALGNPPLVMPVGRAVGGTTVVNSGTCYRTPDHVVTRWLDDHGFDVADGFGAHLDEAERTLRVARQPLDVLGNNGRLALAGAKELGWAAAPLRRNAPGCRGSCQCVVGCPTGAKQSVQLSVLPDACAAGAAIVTGARVLRILTDRDRPGGARAAGVVVSRPDGSRLEILSPLVVVAAGALQAPQLLRRSGLGGHPGIGRNLSVHPAISVAGRFSSPVTGWQGVLQSVGVEELHADGILIEATAAPPGMSSFVLPGVGRELRREIDGTEQLATFGAMIADRPSGRVLGRDRTLLRYDLAPHDAERLLRAQRAMGRLLFAAGAEEVLTGVPHAPRARTMDELDSLLDTVTVRQLHVSAFHPTGSVAAGADSERSPADAEGRLRGVHGVLIADGSVLPSCPEVNPQLSIMAAALGVARRFAGDT; the protein is encoded by the coding sequence ATGAGCCCCTCAACGTCCCCCGGTCTCATCGCACTTGCCGAGGCACTGCTCGCGGACGACGGCACCGCCGAGTGGACCCGGGCCGTGCCCCGGCGGGTCGAGACACTGCTGGAAGCCATGCCGGCCCACACCCGCGCCGCGATACGCGGCGCGACCACGGCCATCAACGCCTACGCCATGGCCCGCACCGGCCGTCGGCTTCCCGCGCTCGGCGCCGCGGAACGGGAACACGTCATGGCGTCGCTCGCCTCCCACCGGGCACTGCTGCCGCTCCTGGACGCGGTGAAGGTGCCCGTCCTGCTGGCCGCCGGCACCGCACGCCTCGCACACGACAGCCCCGCACACGCCGGACCCACCCCCGACGATCCGCCCCTGGACTGCACCCACTCCAGCGACTGGCCGACCCGTTCCACCGCCGACGCCGTCATCGTCGGATCCGGCGCGGGCGGCGCGATGGCCGCCAGGACACTGGCCCGCACGGGCATGCGCGTCGTCGTGCTGGAAGAGGGCGAACACCACACCACCGCGTCCTTCGCGCGCAGGGCTCCGCTCGACCGCTTCACCGATCTCTACCGGGACGGCGGTGCCACGATCGCCCTCGGCAATCCACCGCTGGTCATGCCCGTCGGCCGTGCGGTCGGCGGCACCACCGTCGTCAACTCCGGCACCTGCTACCGCACTCCGGACCATGTCGTCACCCGCTGGCTCGACGACCACGGCTTCGACGTCGCCGACGGCTTCGGCGCCCATCTCGACGAGGCCGAACGCACCCTGCGCGTGGCACGCCAGCCACTGGACGTCCTCGGCAACAACGGGCGGCTCGCGCTGGCAGGCGCGAAGGAACTCGGCTGGGCCGCAGCGCCCCTGCGGCGCAACGCGCCCGGCTGCCGCGGCTCCTGCCAGTGCGTCGTCGGCTGCCCCACCGGCGCCAAGCAGAGCGTCCAGTTGTCCGTGCTCCCCGACGCCTGCGCGGCCGGCGCCGCGATCGTGACAGGCGCCCGGGTCCTGCGGATCCTCACCGACCGCGACCGGCCGGGCGGTGCGCGGGCCGCCGGAGTCGTCGTGAGCCGCCCCGACGGCAGCCGACTGGAGATCCTCAGCCCGCTGGTCGTGGTCGCCGCCGGCGCACTGCAGGCCCCGCAACTCCTGCGTCGCTCGGGCCTCGGTGGACACCCCGGCATCGGCCGGAACCTCAGCGTCCACCCCGCCATCAGTGTCGCCGGCCGCTTCAGCAGCCCGGTCACCGGCTGGCAAGGGGTCCTGCAGAGCGTAGGAGTGGAGGAACTGCACGCCGACGGCATCCTGATCGAAGCCACCGCCGCGCCCCCGGGCATGAGCTCGTTCGTCCTGCCGGGCGTCGGACGCGAACTGCGGCGCGAGATCGACGGGACGGAACAACTGGCCACATTCGGCGCGATGATCGCCGACCGGCCCTCCGGCCGTGTCCTCGGCCGCGACCGCACCCTGCTCCGCTACGACCTCGCGCCCCACGACGCCGAGCGCCTGCTGCGCGCCCAACGGGCCATGGGCCGCCTGCTGTTCGCGGCGGGCGCCGAGGAGGTGCTGACAGGTGTCCCGCACGCTCCGCGTGCCCGCACCATGGACGAACTGGACTCACTGCTCGACACGGTGACGGTGCGTCAGCTGCATGTGTCCGCGTTCCATCCCACGGGTTCGGTCGCCGCCGGGGCGGATTCCGAGCGGTCACCCGCCGACGCGGAGGGACGTCTGCGGGGCGTGCACGGCGTACTGATCGCCGACGGATCCGTACTGCCGAGCTGCCCCGAGGTGAATCCGCAGCTCAGCATCATGGCGGCAGCGCTGGGCGTGGCCAGGCGTTTCGCGGGGGACACCTGA
- a CDS encoding FadR/GntR family transcriptional regulator codes for MEALTRETTVDVLEKRLREDILAGRHPAGSMLPPERELADRFGVNRTTLKHAFGRLVHSGLLETRHGVGTRVRDFLRLGGADLLPMLVRHSPDWIGEIFEVRRSIGALIAERAAARATAAQIAELRALMTAVGDADGGEDVQLADAEVHRALARATGNRVYVLLTNTLFNAYLPVRAALVEPFLDARAAHDRLAPVVEAVAAGDEEAAHVAAGAYLSATERIMLEGLAASRERRDGAR; via the coding sequence ATGGAAGCACTGACGCGCGAGACGACCGTAGATGTCCTGGAGAAGCGGCTGCGCGAGGACATTCTCGCCGGGCGTCACCCGGCCGGGAGCATGCTGCCACCCGAGCGTGAACTGGCCGACAGGTTCGGGGTCAACCGCACCACCCTGAAGCATGCCTTCGGCCGGCTGGTGCACTCCGGTCTGCTGGAGACACGGCACGGGGTGGGTACCCGCGTACGGGACTTCCTGCGGCTCGGCGGCGCGGATCTGCTGCCGATGCTGGTGCGGCACAGCCCCGACTGGATCGGCGAGATCTTCGAAGTGCGGCGCAGCATCGGCGCGTTGATCGCGGAGCGCGCCGCCGCCCGCGCCACGGCCGCCCAGATCGCCGAACTGCGGGCCCTGATGACGGCCGTCGGGGACGCGGACGGCGGCGAGGACGTACAGCTCGCGGACGCCGAGGTGCACCGGGCGCTCGCCCGCGCCACGGGCAACAGGGTCTACGTCCTGCTGACCAACACCCTGTTCAACGCCTACCTGCCCGTGCGTGCGGCCCTTGTCGAGCCCTTCCTCGACGCCCGGGCCGCACACGACCGGCTGGCCCCGGTCGTCGAGGCCGTGGCCGCAGGCGACGAGGAGGCGGCACACGTCGCCGCGGGCGCCTACCTGTCGGCGACGGAACGCATCATGCTCGAAGGACTGGCGGCCTCCCGCGAACGCCGGGACGGTGCCCGGTGA
- a CDS encoding DMT family transporter — MATLNITLSVVFALCAASSNAVATVLQRKAALTVPQSQGFRAGLILDLLRQPVWLAGILAVIAAAVCQALALVTGPLTIVQPLFVLELPLTLIVASLLMRRHLARNGWLAVAVVVAGLGVALAAASPTGNRTHVELDRWIPALAVCAGVVATLALAAFRRPEGRARAAFLGAATAISYAVTAALMKASTHILDEQGLVAFFSAWQTYGFAATGVCALLLLEHAMQAGPLVASQPALTLGDALVSLALGITLYEEQVRSGWWLLPQLFGVALIAAGVLALSRIPLTQSLVAPDEKDRTV, encoded by the coding sequence GTGGCCACGCTGAACATCACGCTCTCCGTCGTGTTCGCGCTCTGCGCCGCGTCGAGCAACGCCGTCGCGACGGTGTTGCAGCGCAAGGCGGCGCTCACCGTGCCGCAGTCCCAGGGATTCCGGGCGGGGCTGATCCTCGATCTGCTGCGGCAGCCCGTCTGGCTGGCCGGGATCCTCGCGGTGATCGCCGCCGCGGTCTGCCAGGCACTGGCGCTGGTGACCGGACCACTGACGATCGTGCAGCCGCTGTTCGTGCTGGAGCTGCCGCTCACGCTGATCGTGGCCTCGCTGCTGATGCGCCGTCATCTGGCGCGCAACGGCTGGCTGGCCGTGGCGGTGGTCGTGGCCGGCCTCGGGGTCGCGCTCGCCGCCGCCTCCCCCACGGGCAATCGCACCCATGTGGAACTGGACCGCTGGATCCCCGCGCTCGCGGTGTGCGCCGGAGTCGTCGCCACACTCGCCCTGGCCGCCTTCCGGCGCCCGGAGGGCCGTGCCCGGGCAGCCTTCCTGGGCGCCGCGACAGCGATCAGCTACGCGGTGACCGCGGCGCTGATGAAGGCGTCCACGCACATCCTCGACGAACAAGGGCTGGTGGCCTTCTTCTCCGCCTGGCAGACGTACGGATTCGCCGCGACCGGCGTGTGCGCGCTGCTGCTGCTGGAACACGCGATGCAGGCCGGACCGCTGGTCGCCTCACAGCCGGCGCTCACCCTCGGCGACGCGCTGGTGAGCCTCGCCCTCGGCATCACCCTGTACGAGGAGCAGGTCCGCTCCGGCTGGTGGCTGCTCCCCCAGCTCTTCGGCGTCGCCCTGATCGCCGCCGGGGTCCTCGCACTGTCGCGGATCCCACTCACCCAGTCACTGGTGGCACCGGACGAGAAGGACCGGACGGTGTGA
- a CDS encoding flavodoxin family protein has translation MANSPSGETTYRFDDLTALYINCTLKPSPQRSHTQGLIDKSAAIMMECGVTTSEIRAVDHDIAPGVYPDMTEHGFATDEWPALYEQVMAADILVLAGPIWLGDNGSVTKKVVERLYACSSLLNSQGQYAYYGRVGGCLITGNEDGVKHCAMNLLYSLQHLGYTIPPQADAGWIGVAGPGPSYLDPGSGGPENDFTNRNTSFMTWNLMHVAALLKRSGGIPARGNQRSQWDAGCRPGAENPEHR, from the coding sequence ATGGCGAACTCACCCTCCGGCGAGACCACGTACCGCTTCGACGACCTGACGGCCCTCTACATCAACTGCACCCTCAAGCCGTCCCCGCAGCGCAGCCACACCCAGGGCCTGATCGACAAGAGCGCGGCGATCATGATGGAGTGCGGGGTCACCACCTCCGAGATCCGGGCAGTCGACCACGACATCGCCCCCGGCGTGTATCCGGACATGACCGAGCACGGCTTCGCGACCGACGAGTGGCCCGCACTGTACGAGCAGGTGATGGCGGCGGACATCCTGGTGCTCGCGGGCCCGATCTGGCTCGGCGACAACGGCTCCGTCACCAAGAAGGTCGTCGAGCGGCTCTACGCCTGCTCGTCCCTGCTCAACTCCCAGGGACAGTACGCCTACTACGGCCGGGTCGGCGGCTGCCTGATCACCGGCAACGAGGACGGCGTGAAGCACTGCGCGATGAACCTGCTCTACAGCCTCCAGCACCTCGGCTACACGATCCCGCCCCAGGCGGACGCCGGCTGGATCGGCGTCGCCGGCCCCGGCCCGTCGTATCTCGACCCGGGATCGGGTGGCCCCGAGAACGACTTCACCAACCGCAACACCTCCTTCATGACCTGGAACCTCATGCACGTCGCCGCCCTGCTGAAGCGCTCCGGAGGCATCCCCGCCCGCGGCAACCAGCGCTCGCAGTGGGACGCCGGCTGCCGTCCGGGCGCGGAGAACCCCGAGCACCGCTGA